The Porites lutea chromosome 4, jaPorLute2.1, whole genome shotgun sequence genome contains a region encoding:
- the LOC140933313 gene encoding uncharacterized protein, whose amino-acid sequence MNKNHTGEIKTFSFPSTMGSFAQQETEMNLSGVDVNRLLYIFDSSNPWQYFRQGKPLASSVEKGRRTLSSRSKLKKVYVPKANRVNRRKNAAFGLHNLNLTCCDNGCLLRHGLCNIKRIIRQQRDLLYKKQYNEQNYLLSKLVEVKITQTGKRKITYKSPSLGEVCKTAFLKVYGISKHKIECLLKKMSPEGPFIEPDQRGQTTPRRLLPETKQTVIDFILSHDASESHYRRSRSGSKKYFESNETLRKMWSEYVREHPDVKTTRLKRKNKGPVISFSTFRNIFNTELKDVLSFRKSRLDTCQVCDKTNNRLKYLKSLRNRSVKQDQEIRDLTHSKNSHLRESEARFASLKYDVTVLALKVQ is encoded by the coding sequence atgaataagaatCACACGGGTGAgattaaaacattttcctttccttcaacAATGGGCTCTTTTGCTCAGCAAGAAACAGAGATGAACTTAAGTGGGGTTGATGTTAATCGCCTATTGTACATTTTTGACAGTTCGAATCCGTGGCAATATTTTAGACAAGGTAAACCTCTTGCAAGCTCGGTAGAGAAAGGAAGGAGAACTTTGAGTTCCAGAAgcaagttaaaaaaggtttacgtGCCAAAGGCGAACCGAGTGAACCGGCGCAAAAATGCTGCCTTTGGTTTGCACAATTTGAACTTGACCTGTTGTGACAATGGATGCCTCCTGAGACACGGTCTGTGTAATATAAAACGCATCATACGGCAGCAAAGGGACCTGCTTTATAAGAAACAatacaatgaacaaaattatcttctgtcaaaacttgtggaagtgaagatcacgcaaaccggaaaacgaaaaataacatACAAGTCCCCATCGCTGGGTGAAGTATGCAAGACTGCGTTCCTCAAGGTTTATGGTATCTCAAAGCATAAAATAGAAtgtctgctaaaaaaaatgagccctGAAGGACCATTTATAGAGCCCGACCAAAGAGGGCAAACCACTCCTCGAAGACTTTTGCCTGAAACAAAACAGACCGTCATCGACTTTATACTTTCACATGACGCGTCCGAGTCTCATTATAGAAGATCGCGAAGTGGCAGCAAAAAGTATTTCGAATCCAATGAAACACTACGAAAAATGTGGTCGGAATATGTTCGTGAACATCCTGATGTCAAGACGAccaggttaaaaagaaaaaacaaaggacctgttataagtttttcaacttttagaaatatctttaacaccgaattgaaagatgttcttagcTTCAGAAAATCTAGGCTCGATACCTGTCAAGTTTGTGACAAGACTAATAACCGACTTAAGTATCTAAAATCTTTACGAAATCGAAGCGTCAAGCAAGATCAAGAGATCCGCGATCTGACTCATTCAAAGAACTCTCATCTCAGAGAAAGTGAAGCAAGGTTTGCTTCCTTGAAATATGACGTAACAGTATTGGCTTTAAAAGTGCAGTAA
- the LOC140933315 gene encoding uncharacterized protein, with the protein MPATNTDAYTVAVTRHVENLLHCYVSTRQMVTQQLEVRAATARPSGSSGMSRRRKQQTPRRKPAASRQAPEATATATTTVSSRDQERGNIEQREPEQQEQPRRSPREILVALPGIVATRIPNEDSLKRLEQFLRNNQPCDPQRAAQATVEGRESIEEARQRAARNSYEEQRAQQVQERIKDFWRACQADCTCLGESAIRDSQDNNDQNCPYCISTDEGADVARVTGRCLNADCKVCALMNKLDKVTLAALGEVRNTRLAVMLDLAPFIAQCLNSGDVAEERRQVLVRTFCELLCCSKSRLRFLANVGFLVMICPRLKHLQLERGWGDVWCNLSKFATAIGYHQDHHSQLSALIFMRQRCIPDSESKWAWYFQSEDPEEQRVNREVFEQRE; encoded by the exons ATGTGGAAAATCTACTGCACTGTTATGTCTCAACAAGGCAGATGGTGACACAGCAGCTGGAGGTGAGAGCAGCAACAGCCAGGCCAAGTGGAAGCTCGGGAATGTCACGtagaagaaaacaacagaccCCAAGGCGTAAACCTGCTGCTTCACGGCAAGCTCCGGAAGCCACAGCCACAGCCACAACCACAGTGAGCTCCAGAGACCAGGAACGGGGGAACATTGAGCAACGAGAACCTGAACAGCAAGAACAGCCTAGACGAAGCCCCAGGGAAATTCTGGTGGCCCTGCCAGGAATTGTGGCGACTCGGATACCAAATGAAGACTCGCTAAAGAGGCTGGAGCAGTTTCTGAGGAACAATCAGCCCTGCGATCCACAACGG GCAGCGCAGGCAACAGTAGAAGGCAGAGAGTCAATAGAAGAAGCTCGACAGAGGGCAGCTCGCAACAGCTATGAGGAGCAGCGCGCACAACAAGTCCAAGAGAGGATCAAGGACTTTTGGAGAGCTTGCCAGGCAGACTGCACATGCTTAGGGGAATCTGCCATTCGTGATTCACAAGACAACAATGATCAAAATTGTCCTTACTGCATCAGCACAGACGAGGGTGCGGATGTCGCCAGGGTCACAGGAAGATGTCTGAATGCTGATTGCAAGGTGTGTGCACTGATGAATAAGCTTGACAAAGTCACATTGGCGGCACTTGGCGAAGTACGTAACACACGGCTTGCTGTTATGCTGGATTTAGCACCATTTATTGCCCAGTGCTTGAACTCTGGTGATGTCGCTGAAGAACGAAGGCAGGTTCTTGTCAGAACATTCTGTGAATTGCTCTGCTGTTCCAAAAGCAGACTTCGATTTTTGGCAAATGTTGGCTTCCTCGTCATGATCTGTCCACGGTTGAAACACCTGCAGCTGGAGAGAGGATGGGGAGATGTGTGGTGTAACTTGTCCAAGTTTGCCACTGCTATTGGTTACCACCAAGATCACCACAGCCAGCTTTCTGCTCTTATCTTCATGCGTCAAAGGTGTATTCCGGACAGCGAGAGCAAATGGGCATGGTATTTTCAGTCAGAGGACCCTGAAGAGCAGAGAGTTAACCGAGAGGTGTTTGAGCAGAGAGAGTAG